The sequence GCGTGCAAGTGGCTCGAGCAACACGGCGGCACCGCCACCCCGCCAGCGCTGCACGGTCACCCGGACGAGAAGACCACCCCGGCCAAGTGCTGAGGTTCATGGCTCTAATCGCGTAACCCACAGCGCGCACCCTGACTTTCAAGGTGCGCGCTGTTGCAGTCTGGTGCTATCTGGAGCGCAACATGCACTCAGCAATGCAATTCCTTGCGGACAATCCGTATATCTTGCTCTTCCTTACCATCGGTTTATCCGTGTGGGTGGGCAAGTTCAGCTTCAAGGGCTACGGGCTGGGATCCGTGGCCGCGGCCATCGTGGTGGGGTGTTTACTGGCCACGCTGGGTTCGAGCTTCGGCGTGAAGTTCCACCTCGATGACTTCGCCAAGTCCCTGCTTTATTACCTGTTCATGTACGGCGTTGGCCTGCGCGTCGGCCCATCTTTTGTCAACGCGCTGAACAAGGATTCGATCAACTACGCCATCCTGGCCATCATCGCGCCCGTGCTGGGCCTGGTCATCGTGGTGTTCGGCGTCAACTTCTTGGATCTGCCGCAAGGCGCAGCGGGTGGAATACTGGCCGGATCGCAAACGATGTCGGCAGCCATCGGCTCGGCCGAACAGGCGATTTCTTCCGGATCGCTGGCGATCAAGGATGGCATGACCAAAGAGCAGGTCGACGCCATGATCGCGCTGTCATACGGGATTACGTATATCTGGGGCACGGTGGGCATCATCTTGCTGTGCAAGTATCTGCCGCGCATCTGGGGCGTGGATGCCAAGAAGGCGGCCTTGGAGTTCGAAGCCGAACACGGGGTGCCCAATGTGGACGATGCCGGCATCACGGCCTTTCACCCTTTCGATGTTCGGGCCTACCGGGTCGTTAACGATCTCCCCGTTGGAAAGAGCATCAAGGAGTTCCGGATTAAATTCCCGGAGTATCAGGTCATCAATGTGGAGCGTGGCGGCCAGCTGCTTGGTGCCGACGGGGCGATCGTGCTGCAAAAGGACGACGTTGTCGCGCTGGGGGGCAACCTGCTGTCCATGACCGAGAACATGGGCATCATCGGACCGGAGGTTCCCGATGCCAAGGCGCTGAACATCCCGCTGGATCAGGCCGAAATCCTCGTGATGAACAAAGAGATCATGGGTATCCCGCTCAAGGATTTCCGCAGCCATCCCTTGGCTGGTCAGATTCAGTTGCAGCGTATCGAGCGTGGTGGCGTGCCGATTCCGATGGGTCTGGAAACCAAATTGCAAAGACGGGACGTGCTGTTCGTCACCGGGCTGCAAGTGGCAGTGGACAAGGCAGGCCAGATCTTTGGCGTGATTGCCCGCCACAGTTCGGCGACCGACCTGCTGACATTGTCCGCCGGCATGATCCTGGGCTTTCTCATCGGCCTGATTGAGGTGCCCGCTTTCGGTGCCGCGGTCGGTCTGGGCAACGCCGGCGGGCTGCTACTTTCGGGCATCATCGTCTCCTCGATCTCGTCGCGTCTGCGCTTCTTCAGCAACACGCCGAATGCGGCACGCAACATCCTCGAGGACCTCGGGCTGATCGGCTTTGTCTCGATCGTCGGGATCAATGCCGGCGCGGAACTGCTCAGCCAGCTCACCGGCACCATTGCCCTGAAGATCTTTGCGGTGGGCTTTCTGGCGTCGACCATCCCGGCCATCATTGTGTGGGCGATCGGCTTTCACATCATGAAGATCAACCCGGCCTTGCTGATGGGCGCCACCGCCGGAGCGCGCAGCCACTCCGGACCTGCGCGTGAAGCCGCTAAAGAAGTGGGTTCCAGCGTACCCTGGCTGGGCTTCCCAGTAGGCTACGCCGTCTCGGGTGTACTGCTGACAGTGTTTGGATATTTCGCCATGATGATGGCTAAATGACGTGACCCGCCCGGCGCCCGGGTGGGTTTACGACGGGGCGGACGCGATGCGATCCGCCCTTTTTTGGCGGGAGGCTGCCATGCATAAACCGAATGAGATTGTCCTGAAACGCGCCTACGACCCTGTCGGCACGGACGACGGCTATCGCGCGCTGGTCGACGGACTGTGGCCCAGGGGATGTTCCAAGGCATCACTGAAACTGGACGAATGGGCCAAATTGCTTGCCCCGACTCAGGCCACGCGTAAGGCTTACGGGCACGACCCGCCATTATGGGAGACGTTTCGCCATGATTATGGTCGAGAGCTGGCCCAATCGGCGCAGCAAGAGCGTATGCGCGCGCTGCTGACAGCTGCTGCAGGGCGCCGCCTGACGCTGGTCTATGCGGCGCATGACGGCTTGCACAGTAATGCAGAAGTCCTGCACGAAGCACTGTTGCGCATGGTCAAGTCGTCATAAACGGCCCCCGGGGGCTGCCGCCGTGCGCACGCGCATAGTGGTTTTCCCTGAAGCCTGTCGTTGTGCATTTTTTTATGCCTAGCAGTCCGGTATAATTCAGCGGCCTGACCACTCGGCCACCGGATATCTCGACAGCATGGCTACTTTCCAAGCAGTTGCATCAACCCGCCTTTATCGAATGATCGCCGATCAAATCGCCAGCCGTATACGGGCGGGCGATTTTGCGTGTGGTGCTCGCCTGCCCGCCGAGCGCGATCTGGCCGAGCAGTTGCAAGTCAGCCGTGCTTCCGTGCGTGAGGCGCTGATTGCACTGGAAATCGAAGGCTACGTGGAGGTGCGCGTAGGGACAGGGGTTTTTGTCTGCGCTGCTCGAGAGGATGGGCAATATGACCCGTCCCAAGCGCTTTCACAAGGCGGCGAGCGTACCGACATCGGCCCGTTTGACTTGTTGGAAACCCGTCTGCTGCTGGAGCCGGAGTGCGCAGCGCTGTCGGCCCAGAAGGCCTCGGCGGCGCAGATCGCCGCCATCCGCAATGCGCACGAGGCGATGTCCTTGACCGACAGCCCGAGCGTGCACGATCAGGCTTTCCACGGAGCCATTGCCGCGGCCTGCGGTAATGCCGCCCTGGCTGCGGCCATCTCACATATCTGGCATCTGAGCACGATCAGCCCGGTGTTCAGTCGTCTGGAAACTCATTTTGTGACCACCCGGGTCTGGAGCGCTGCGCGCGACGAGCACGAGCGCATTCTTCAGGCCATCACCGACAGGGATCCGATACGCGCGCGCCACGCGATGCATGAGCATCTGGTCGGCATCCTTGCCCGCTTGCGCGAAGACTTCGGTAGCGGGCCCATCCGATGACGACTTAAATCGTCTTCCGCTTCTTTCTTACTGCCACAGGTGCCCATACCGGCGCCAGGGGCCCGCTTGCGCCGGCGGTTCCGGCCTTCCCGGCCCCTCGCGGGGCCCACAACAACATTCCAAGGTGAAACCATGCAGCTAAATCGTATTTTCCGCTCCCTTATCATCGGCGCGGGCCTGAGTCTGGCACTCGCGCCGGCCGCCCACGCGCTGGATGTCAAACTCGGCCACGTGCTCGCGCCCAGCCATAGCTGGAACAAGGCGGCCGAAGGCTTTGCCGCCGAGGTCAAGGAAAAAACTGGCGGGCGTGTCAACTTCATTCTTTTCCCAAGCGGCCAACTGGGCAATGAAAAGACCATGCTCGAAGGGCTGCAGATCGGCAGCCAGGGCGCGGCCATCATCGGCTCGGGCTCATTGCAGCCTATCGAACCCAAGTTCGGCGTTGTAGAGCTGCCGTATACCTGGAATACCGCCGCGCAGGCCTACCGCGCCTATGACGGCGAACTGGGCGCTGCGCTGTCGAAGCTGGCAGAGAAGAAAAATCTGGTCATTCTGTCGTGGTGGGAAAACGGCTTTCGGCACATGACCAACAACCGCGGTCCGATCACCACGCCGGCGGATCTCAGTGGCCTGAAGACGCGCGTCACACCGGACAAGATGCGCCTGGACACGTTCAGTGCTCTGGGTGCCAACCCGGCTCCCCTGGCCTTCGGGGAGCTCTACTCCGCATTGCAACAGAAAGTCTTCGACGCGCAGGAAAATCCGCTGTCCATCATTTACACCTCATCTTTCTTTGAAGTGCAAAAGCACCTCTCCCTGACCGGCCACGTCTGGGGGCCCGCCAACCTGATCATCTCCAAACCGGTCTGGAGCCGGATGTCCGCCGACGATCGTAAGGTGATCCAAGAGGCCGCCGACCATTGGCGCGATCAGCAGCGCAAGATGATCACCGACGGCGAAGCGCACTATATCGCCCAGCTCAAGGAAAAAGGCATGCAGGTCAATGATGTCGACAAGGCTGCGTTTGCCGCCGCGGTCGAGCCTGTCTGGAAGACGTACTCCGTCACCTACGGTCCTGAGCTGATGGGTCTGGTCCAGAAGTATCGCGAGGCGAAATAAACATGCTCCAGCGACTGTCCGTCATCCTGTCGGGCATCAGCAAGGCCATCGCCGCATTGGCGGTGGCCTTACTGGCGATCCTGATCAGTTATGTAGTGTTTGCGC comes from Bordetella holmesii ATCC 51541 and encodes:
- a CDS encoding aspT/YidE/YbjL antiporter duplication domain protein, giving the protein MHSAMQFLADNPYILLFLTIGLSVWVGKFSFKGYGLGSVAAAIVVGCLLATLGSSFGVKFHLDDFAKSLLYYLFMYGVGLRVGPSFVNALNKDSINYAILAIIAPVLGLVIVVFGVNFLDLPQGAAGGILAGSQTMSAAIGSAEQAISSGSLAIKDGMTKEQVDAMIALSYGITYIWGTVGIILLCKYLPRIWGVDAKKAALEFEAEHGVPNVDDAGITAFHPFDVRAYRVVNDLPVGKSIKEFRIKFPEYQVINVERGGQLLGADGAIVLQKDDVVALGGNLLSMTENMGIIGPEVPDAKALNIPLDQAEILVMNKEIMGIPLKDFRSHPLAGQIQLQRIERGGVPIPMGLETKLQRRDVLFVTGLQVAVDKAGQIFGVIARHSSATDLLTLSAGMILGFLIGLIEVPAFGAAVGLGNAGGLLLSGIIVSSISSRLRFFSNTPNAARNILEDLGLIGFVSIVGINAGAELLSQLTGTIALKIFAVGFLASTIPAIIVWAIGFHIMKINPALLMGATAGARSHSGPAREAAKEVGSSVPWLGFPVGYAVSGVLLTVFGYFAMMMAK
- a CDS encoding iron dependent repressor, N-terminal DNA binding domain protein, producing the protein MIADQIASRIRAGDFACGARLPAERDLAEQLQVSRASVREALIALEIEGYVEVRVGTGVFVCAAREDGQYDPSQALSQGGERTDIGPFDLLETRLLLEPECAALSAQKASAAQIAAIRNAHEAMSLTDSPSVHDQAFHGAIAAACGNAALAAAISHIWHLSTISPVFSRLETHFVTTRVWSAARDEHERILQAITDRDPIRARHAMHEHLVGILARLREDFGSGPIR
- a CDS encoding TRAP transporter solute receptor, DctP family protein is translated as MQLNRIFRSLIIGAGLSLALAPAAHALDVKLGHVLAPSHSWNKAAEGFAAEVKEKTGGRVNFILFPSGQLGNEKTMLEGLQIGSQGAAIIGSGSLQPIEPKFGVVELPYTWNTAAQAYRAYDGELGAALSKLAEKKNLVILSWWENGFRHMTNNRGPITTPADLSGLKTRVTPDKMRLDTFSALGANPAPLAFGELYSALQQKVFDAQENPLSIIYTSSFFEVQKHLSLTGHVWGPANLIISKPVWSRMSADDRKVIQEAADHWRDQQRKMITDGEAHYIAQLKEKGMQVNDVDKAAFAAAVEPVWKTYSVTYGPELMGLVQKYREAK